From Victivallis lenta:
ACACTTCTCCGAACGAAAAAGTGCGCGCGTTCCTGACCCGCGACGGGCTCAAGAGCGACGTTCCGCGCGAGCCGCAGATAACGGAGGTGAGCTGATATGGCAAACGATTCCTTTCAGAAAATCAAAATCGGACTTTTCGTGATCGGCGGCCTCGCGCTTCTGATTGCGATCCTCTTCTTCCTCGGCATGACCGACATCTTCACGAACAAGGCGACGGTGCAGACCTTCTTCAGCGAGTCCGTGCAGGGGTTGACCGTCGGATCGGCGGTCAAATACCGCGGCGTGCCGATCGGCAATGTGACGAAAATCTCGATCCGCGTCACCGACAAGCTCGTGCAGGTCGACATGGCGGTCGAGCTCGAGCATTTCGTCAGCGGCGGGGAAAAGGGGCAGCAGCGCAGCGACTTCCGGCGCTTCTTCCAATCCGAGCTCGAGCAGGGGATGCGCTGCCGGCTCGAATACGCCGGAATCACCGGAATGCGCTACATCGACTTCGACTATTTCGCGACGCCCGGGCAGACGCTGCCCGAGCCGCCGGCCGGAATGCTCGAACCCGGAACGCTCTACATTCCGGCGGTGCCGTCGCCGTTCCGCGACATCCTGAAGGCGATCGGAACCTCGCTCGACCGCATCTCGCGGATTCGTTTCGAGGAGATTTCGGACGGGCTCGAACGAAGCCTTTCGGAACTCTCCGGGCTGCTCGGCGACCCGGCGCTCAAATCGACCATCGTGCGCATCAACGACGCGGCGGAAAATCTGGAGCTCGGCAGCCGCACCCTCTCCCGCGTATTCAGCGAAGAGCGGCTGAACCGCCTCATGACGGTGCTGGAAGAGGATCTCGACAACGTCAACAAGCTGACCGGCCAGCTGATCCGGGAGACGCGCGACGCGAAGCTGCCGGAGAGCGCCGCCGCGTTCCGCGACGCATCGAACGCAATCTCCTTCAGCCAGGATGAGCTTGCCAACACGCTGACCAAGCTGAACCAGACGCTCGACGCGCTGACCGAGCTGGCGGACTCCCTGTCGGCCGATCCGAGTTCGATCGTCTCCGGCAAGAAGAAACCGCAGTTCAAAGGCGAATAAAGACCATGGACGCGGCGGATATCAAAGCGAAAATCGAGGCGATCATGCGGGAGGAGCCCCGTTTCGCCGAAGAAGCGTACGCCTTCGTGGCGAACGCCGTGACCTTCACGGTCGGCCGGCTGCCGGCGCACCGGCACGTTTCGGCGCTTGAACTGCTCGGCGGCGTCCGCGATTACGCCCGGGAGGAGTTCGGCGTGCTGGCTTACGAAGTGCTGTACGAGTGGGGAATCCGCAGCGCCTCCGACGTCGGGCGGATCGTCTACCTGCTGATCGGTTCCGGGCTGCTCTCCGCGTCGAAGGACGATGCGCCGGAGGATTTCGACATTGAATTCAAGCTGGCCGATCCTCCCGCCGACGCCGCCGCTCCGGCGGCGAAGCTGCCCAAAATCGATTGAAGAATAAGCGAGGTGCCATGAGATTTTATCGAAACGTCGTGTCGCGGACGCTGGAGAACGGGGTCCGGATTTTCGTGTTTCCGCAGCCCGGCACGGCGGTCGAAGTCGAATGCTTTGTCCGCACCGGCAGCATCCACGAAGGCGCCCGCCTCGGCTACGGGCTGTCGCATTTTCTCGAACACATGCTGTTTCAGGGATGCCGCGACTATCCCGGAACGGCGGCGGCCGACGCGATCGACCGGCTCGGCGGCTCGATGAACGCCTACACAAGCTACGACCACACCGCCTATCACGCGAATCTCGCCGGCCGGCACCTGCCGGAAGCGGTGCGGATTCTTTCGCGCATGGTCCGCTTCCCGGAATTCCCGGGAGCGCGTTTCGCGGAGGAACGCGAAGTGATCCTGCGCGAAGAGGAGATGGGGCGCGACAACCCGGACCGGCTGCTCTACACGCGGCTCAACGCCTCGATCTTTCAGGAGCACCCGCTCCGGCACCCGATCATCGGCTACCGCGAGCTCATCGCCGGCGTCACCCGCGACATCATGGTCGACTATTACGCCGAACGCTACACGCCGGGGCGCTGTTTCTGGGTCATCGTCGGCGACACCGAGCCCGAACGCGCCTTTGATCTCGTCGAAGCGGAGATGGCGGACTGGGAGCGGCGAAGCCTCGCGGAGCCGGCGATTCCGCCGGAACCGGCGCAATGCACGGCGCGCAGCGACGCCTTCTCTTTCGCAGATCCGCTCGCCCGGCTCGCCTGCGGCGTGCGGATTCCCGAAATCTCGCATCCGGACATCGCCGGCTGCGACGTGCTGGCCGGCATTCTCGGCATGGGAGACGGTTCGCGCCTCGTCCGCCGCCTCGAGCTCGAATCGCAGCTGGCGGTCAATCTGCGCAGCTTCAGCTGCAGCCAGGGAGCGGGCGGACTGCTGGCCGTGACCGCCAGCGCCGTTCCGGCCAAACTCGGCAAGCTCGAATCGGCGTTGAAGCGCGAACTCGAAGCCATCCGCAAAGGAGCGCTCTCGAAGGCGGAAGTAGAACGCGAAAAGACTCAGCAGTACGCCGAACACCTGCGCGAGCTGCGCGGCATCCGCGAGATCGCGGCGAACATCGGCGGCGGCGTGATTGCGAACGGCTCGCCGGATTTGAGCGACATCTATCTCGAGCGCCTCGAAAAGCTGACGCTCGACGACATCAACCGGATCGCAGCCGAATATCTCGAACCGGACCGCTTCTCCCTCGTCCGCCAGCATCCGCAGTCGCGGAAGCGGAAGGCGGCCGCCTCCGCGAAGAAGCCGCAGCTCGTTCCGCAGCTCACGACGCTCGGGAACGGGGCGCGGCTGGTCACCTTGTCCGACCGCCGTCTCCCGATCGTGGACTTCGCGCTCGTCCTGCCGGGGGGCACGATTTTCGAACGTCCGGCGGAGAGCGGCGTTTCGGGGCTCGCGGCCGACCTGCTGACGGCCGGTGCGGGCCCGTGGTCCGAAGGAGAATTCCTGACCCGGCTTGACGCATGCGGCGCCAGTTTTTCGGTCAACGCCGGACTCAATTCGTTCATGATCGAGTGCAGCTGTCCGCGCCGCCATTTCGCTGAAATGTTCAGGCTGCTCAAAGCGGCCATCGCCGCTCCCGCCTTCGGGCAGGCGGAGTTCGACCGCGAAAAGGCGAACCGCCGCGAGCTGCTGAAAAGCCGCGAAATGTCGCCGCGCGCCGCCGCCGAAGACCGCTGCCGCCGCCTGATGTTCGGCAGCCATCCCTACGGCTGGGGAACGACGGGGCTGCCGGAGCAGCTCGACGCGCTCACCCGGGAACAGGTTGCGGAATTCTACTTCTCGCGGCTGGTCCCGGAGCAGGTCATTTTCGGCTGGGGGGGCGACTGCACACCCGAAGAGACGCAGAAGTGGACGCGGGAGCTGGCCGCGGAAATTCCGTGGCGCCGGGAACGCATCGACCTGCCGCCGGAACCGGTATTTCCGGAACGGCCTCAGACGGCTGAAATCGCCCTGCCCCGCGAGCAGACCATGGTGATCCGCGCCGTGCCGGGCCCGGCGCTGAACGACGGGCGGCTGTCGATGTGCGAAATTCTGTTTCAGGCGGAAAACGGTCTCTCCAGCCCGATTTTCAAGCTGGTGCGCGAAGAGAACTCGCTCGCCTATTCGACCGGCATGCGGCTTTCGGGCGGCTTTCATCCGGGCTGGCTGCTCTTCTATGCCGTCACC
This genomic window contains:
- a CDS encoding M16 family metallopeptidase, yielding MRFYRNVVSRTLENGVRIFVFPQPGTAVEVECFVRTGSIHEGARLGYGLSHFLEHMLFQGCRDYPGTAAADAIDRLGGSMNAYTSYDHTAYHANLAGRHLPEAVRILSRMVRFPEFPGARFAEEREVILREEEMGRDNPDRLLYTRLNASIFQEHPLRHPIIGYRELIAGVTRDIMVDYYAERYTPGRCFWVIVGDTEPERAFDLVEAEMADWERRSLAEPAIPPEPAQCTARSDAFSFADPLARLACGVRIPEISHPDIAGCDVLAGILGMGDGSRLVRRLELESQLAVNLRSFSCSQGAGGLLAVTASAVPAKLGKLESALKRELEAIRKGALSKAEVEREKTQQYAEHLRELRGIREIAANIGGGVIANGSPDLSDIYLERLEKLTLDDINRIAAEYLEPDRFSLVRQHPQSRKRKAAASAKKPQLVPQLTTLGNGARLVTLSDRRLPIVDFALVLPGGTIFERPAESGVSGLAADLLTAGAGPWSEGEFLTRLDACGASFSVNAGLNSFMIECSCPRRHFAEMFRLLKAAIAAPAFGQAEFDREKANRRELLKSREMSPRAAAEDRCRRLMFGSHPYGWGTTGLPEQLDALTREQVAEFYFSRLVPEQVIFGWGGDCTPEETQKWTRELAAEIPWRRERIDLPPEPVFPERPQTAEIALPREQTMVIRAVPGPALNDGRLSMCEILFQAENGLSSPIFKLVREENSLAYSTGMRLSGGFHPGWLLFYAVTTAESAERALELLGSEQKRLAVNGLSETEFDAAREGAAFTAARGAESVAAALNSTLLSLHYGRDLNECFRHEAELRNTGREELNALLASYLSNPAAVRVLAGRLPNRKETEK
- a CDS encoding Minf_1886 family protein gives rise to the protein MDAADIKAKIEAIMREEPRFAEEAYAFVANAVTFTVGRLPAHRHVSALELLGGVRDYAREEFGVLAYEVLYEWGIRSASDVGRIVYLLIGSGLLSASKDDAPEDFDIEFKLADPPADAAAPAAKLPKID
- a CDS encoding MlaD family protein; the encoded protein is MANDSFQKIKIGLFVIGGLALLIAILFFLGMTDIFTNKATVQTFFSESVQGLTVGSAVKYRGVPIGNVTKISIRVTDKLVQVDMAVELEHFVSGGEKGQQRSDFRRFFQSELEQGMRCRLEYAGITGMRYIDFDYFATPGQTLPEPPAGMLEPGTLYIPAVPSPFRDILKAIGTSLDRISRIRFEEISDGLERSLSELSGLLGDPALKSTIVRINDAAENLELGSRTLSRVFSEERLNRLMTVLEEDLDNVNKLTGQLIRETRDAKLPESAAAFRDASNAISFSQDELANTLTKLNQTLDALTELADSLSADPSSIVSGKKKPQFKGE